In the genome of Megalops cyprinoides isolate fMegCyp1 chromosome 7, fMegCyp1.pri, whole genome shotgun sequence, one region contains:
- the vgll4a gene encoding transcription cofactor vestigial-like protein 4: MSRLISAQLGQNGERSGDPRDPSHGPIVGLYGNHIYAPISGSAMDQPLALTKHSMDSAHSVARNVAMVPGASVVERQQNRPSVITCAPAGHRTCNLSHCTATHDGSPPSDTATASTNAVCDPVIEEHFRRSLGRSYREPDPAPNSVSITGSVDDHFAKALGDTWQQIKAKGGASGSAESAS, from the exons ATGAGCCGACTGATCTCAGCGCAGCT GGGACAAAACGGGGAGCGCAGCGGGGACCCTCGAGACCCCAGCCACGGCCCCATCGTCGGTCTCTACGGCAACCACATCTACGCCCCCATCTCGGGCTCGGCTATGGACCAGCCCCTCGCTCTGACCAAACACAGCATGGACTCCGCCCACAGCGTCGCCCGCAACGTCGCCATGGTGCCCGGAGCCAGCGTGGTGGAGAGACAGCAG AATCGGCCTTCGGTCATCACCTGTGCGCCAGCAGGTCACCGCACCTGTAACCTGTCTcactgcactgccacccacGACGGCAGCCCCCCCAGTGACACTGCAACAGCCAGCA CGAACGCCGTCTGCGATCCTGTGATCGAGGAGCACTTCCGCCGCAGTCTGGGGCggagctacagggagccagacCCTGCCCCGAACTCGGTGTCCATCACGGGCTCGGTGGACGACCACTTCGCCAAGGCGCTGGGGGACACCTGGCAGCAGATCAAGGCCAAAGGGGGGGCGTCCGGCAGCGCCGAGTCTGCCTCGTGA